From one Acidobacteriota bacterium genomic stretch:
- a CDS encoding GNAT family N-acetyltransferase, with protein MTGPEIGDATHEERLWAGRLMASSEPWITLGRGEDACRAAALDPAYVTLVARGDGAPLGFARFHPRGVAGSPYLASIAVAPEARGLGVGSALLAAGEARFPGARWMFLCVSDFNPRARALYERSGYRFVGALPDYVADGFAEHLMVKRLA; from the coding sequence ATGACGGGCCCGGAGATCGGCGACGCGACGCACGAGGAGCGCCTGTGGGCGGGCCGTCTCATGGCTTCGAGCGAGCCCTGGATCACGCTCGGCCGCGGCGAGGACGCATGCCGCGCCGCCGCGCTCGACCCCGCGTACGTCACGCTCGTCGCGCGCGGGGACGGCGCTCCGCTCGGCTTCGCGCGTTTCCACCCGCGCGGGGTCGCGGGTTCTCCGTACCTCGCGTCGATCGCGGTCGCTCCCGAGGCGCGCGGCCTCGGCGTGGGTTCGGCGCTCCTCGCGGCGGGAGAGGCTCGGTTCCCGGGCGCGCGCTGGATGTTCCTGTGCGTGTCGGACTTCAATCCGAGGGCGCGCGCCCTCTACGAGCGGAGCGGCTACCGCTTCGTCGGCGCGCTGCCGGACTACGTCGCGGACGGGTTCGCCGAGCACCTGATGGTCAAGAGGCTCGCCTGA
- a CDS encoding MFS transporter, which translates to MNVSVAGALMMKELALDQIQMGRVFSAFLLGYALCQVPAGMLADRFGARRVLGIAALTWVFATALMVVAPAAAALPVLLGARFLLGIGEAPTFPAAAEAVSRHVPVAARGRANGFVIAAIGLGSAIAPPLVTAVMVRFGWRAALVVSVVPALAVACVWLAVKGMPPVVAGGGGAEAVAPATDRSLATRSFALLTASYTLQGYVGYIFVFWFYLYLVDVRKFDLLRGALYASLPWLLSIVSIPLGGAVSDALVKRLGPAWGRRLVPMAGLIGGAAFLSYGARTPDARVAAVCLALATALVLSVEGPFWAAMMDAAGDRSGTAGGVMNMGSNLGGLVSPALTPILAASIGWENALHVAAALSVVGGLLWLGVGPRASVP; encoded by the coding sequence GTGAACGTGTCGGTCGCGGGCGCGCTCATGATGAAGGAGCTGGCGCTCGACCAGATCCAGATGGGGCGCGTCTTCAGCGCCTTCCTCCTCGGGTACGCGCTCTGCCAGGTGCCGGCCGGAATGCTCGCGGACCGCTTCGGCGCCCGGCGGGTCCTCGGGATCGCCGCGCTCACGTGGGTCTTCGCGACGGCGCTCATGGTCGTTGCGCCCGCGGCCGCGGCGCTGCCGGTCCTCCTCGGCGCGCGTTTCCTCCTCGGAATCGGCGAGGCGCCCACCTTCCCGGCGGCGGCCGAGGCCGTCTCCCGGCACGTGCCTGTCGCGGCGCGGGGCCGCGCGAACGGTTTCGTGATCGCCGCGATCGGCCTCGGCTCGGCGATCGCGCCGCCGCTCGTCACGGCCGTCATGGTCCGGTTCGGCTGGCGCGCGGCTCTCGTCGTGTCGGTGGTTCCGGCCCTCGCCGTCGCGTGCGTCTGGCTCGCGGTGAAGGGGATGCCGCCCGTGGTCGCGGGCGGCGGAGGCGCGGAAGCGGTAGCGCCGGCCACGGACAGGAGCCTCGCGACGCGCTCGTTCGCGCTCCTGACGGCGAGCTACACGCTGCAGGGCTACGTCGGCTACATCTTCGTCTTCTGGTTCTACCTGTACCTCGTGGACGTCCGGAAGTTCGACCTTCTGAGGGGCGCGCTCTACGCGAGCCTGCCGTGGCTCCTCTCGATCGTCTCGATCCCGCTGGGTGGCGCGGTCTCGGACGCTCTCGTGAAGAGGCTCGGGCCGGCCTGGGGCAGGCGCCTCGTCCCGATGGCGGGCCTCATCGGCGGGGCCGCGTTCCTCTCGTACGGCGCGCGCACGCCGGACGCGCGTGTCGCGGCCGTCTGCCTCGCGCTCGCGACCGCGCTCGTCCTCTCCGTCGAGGGCCCGTTCTGGGCCGCGATGATGGACGCCGCAGGCGACCGCAGCGGCACGGCCGGCGGCGTCATGAACATGGGGAGCAACCTCGGCGGGCTCGTCTCGCCCGCGCTGACGCCCATCCTGGCTGCGTCGATCGGCTGGGAGAACGCGCTCCACGTCGCGGCGGCTCTCTCCGTCGTCGGCGGGCTCCTGTGGCTCGGGGTCGGGCCGCGGGCGTCCGTCCCATAA